The following are from one region of the Shinella sp. PSBB067 genome:
- a CDS encoding N,N-dimethylformamidase beta subunit family domain-containing protein: MRKPLNHSAMPVAGYIEPWSVKAGASTRAHLSCVDPHASFRIVSLDRDEQEVAEWDLQRHSGSFKVRDFSLGSWVELPALPETGDAGWQLSFEFLPTQNDTRKTICVLGDLAVSMDADGHLDIATADGIHAFAQVSNERWYELSVSGSSAGLAATLVASARRTEIASVDFHGAVHPLGRICIGSDGSGETKSFNGRIGRISLDAAGRQCSWRFPTRGPVERLGSVEDSALALTIHNMPTFCVASARFTAEVHDPRLEPSHFDAIHLHDDDFGGFDWPADLTIDIPADARAGIFALEVTTGQGTERLPFFVRAAKPSAALAFLVPTSTYLAYADERLPPVRYPWHGSDRGHLFALDNGFLCLYDVHSDLSGVSLTSARRPRATLRDDYHYPLSNCPHLLPVDLQLLKFYAREGIDIDILTDRDLHDEGYAAVAAYRGLLTGSHPEYWSCDMMKALDGYLDAGGNLAYLGGNGFYWVVAYQGETMELRRVKSDIWTGRPGEAHMSITGEPGGNWEDRGLRNPQSYLGVTYLIMSFGPSRPYGRLEGSFAPEHRWLFDGIADGPIGDGGTVLGGAAGYEIDAVVRSQETPKNLVRLATADGFDDSFQVRPEVWLADGNVERETLRRADMTIYRHDGGGQVFCTGSVAWIGALPGPGEGNAVGTIMKNLAEGFSR, translated from the coding sequence ATGCGAAAGCCGCTGAACCATTCAGCCATGCCCGTTGCTGGCTACATCGAGCCGTGGAGCGTCAAGGCCGGCGCCTCGACCCGGGCCCATCTTTCCTGTGTCGACCCGCACGCGTCGTTCCGCATCGTCTCCCTCGACCGGGACGAGCAGGAGGTGGCGGAGTGGGACTTGCAGCGCCATTCCGGCAGCTTCAAGGTCCGGGATTTCTCTCTGGGCTCCTGGGTCGAGCTCCCGGCGCTCCCCGAAACGGGCGATGCCGGCTGGCAGCTCAGCTTCGAATTTCTGCCAACGCAGAACGACACGCGCAAAACCATCTGCGTTCTCGGCGATCTCGCCGTTTCGATGGACGCGGACGGACATCTCGATATCGCCACCGCTGATGGTATCCATGCCTTTGCGCAGGTTTCCAACGAGCGCTGGTACGAGCTTTCCGTCTCCGGCTCGTCCGCCGGCCTCGCCGCGACATTGGTGGCCTCGGCGCGGCGGACCGAGATCGCCAGCGTGGACTTTCACGGCGCGGTTCATCCCCTCGGCCGCATCTGCATCGGCTCGGACGGGAGCGGGGAGACAAAATCCTTCAACGGGCGCATCGGCCGGATATCGCTCGATGCCGCCGGCCGGCAGTGCTCCTGGCGTTTCCCGACCCGCGGGCCGGTCGAGCGCCTGGGCTCGGTGGAGGACAGCGCGCTTGCCCTGACGATCCACAACATGCCCACGTTCTGCGTGGCGTCCGCGCGGTTTACCGCCGAGGTGCATGATCCGCGATTGGAACCCTCGCATTTCGACGCGATCCACCTTCACGACGACGATTTCGGCGGCTTCGACTGGCCTGCCGACCTGACGATAGACATCCCCGCGGACGCACGGGCCGGCATTTTCGCTCTGGAAGTGACCACGGGACAGGGCACCGAGCGCCTGCCGTTCTTCGTTCGGGCGGCGAAGCCTTCGGCGGCGCTCGCCTTCCTCGTCCCGACCTCGACCTATCTGGCCTATGCCGACGAACGCCTCCCGCCGGTCCGCTATCCCTGGCACGGATCGGATCGCGGGCATCTCTTCGCGCTCGACAACGGTTTTCTGTGTCTCTACGACGTCCACAGCGACCTCAGCGGCGTGAGCCTGACATCGGCGCGCCGCCCGCGCGCGACGTTGCGCGACGACTATCACTATCCGCTTTCCAATTGCCCGCATCTGTTGCCGGTCGATCTTCAGCTTCTGAAGTTCTATGCGCGGGAAGGCATCGACATCGACATATTGACGGACCGCGACCTCCATGACGAGGGATACGCGGCGGTCGCCGCCTACAGGGGGCTGCTGACGGGCAGCCATCCGGAATACTGGTCTTGCGACATGATGAAGGCGCTCGACGGCTATCTCGATGCGGGCGGCAATCTGGCCTATCTCGGCGGCAACGGCTTTTACTGGGTCGTCGCCTACCAGGGCGAGACCATGGAGCTGCGGCGGGTCAAAAGCGACATCTGGACCGGCCGGCCGGGCGAAGCGCACATGTCGATCACCGGCGAGCCCGGCGGCAACTGGGAAGACCGGGGCCTGCGGAACCCGCAATCCTATCTCGGCGTCACCTACCTGATCATGAGCTTCGGGCCGAGCCGGCCCTATGGCAGGCTCGAAGGCAGCTTCGCCCCGGAACACCGCTGGCTCTTCGACGGCATTGCCGACGGGCCGATCGGAGACGGCGGAACGGTGCTGGGCGGCGCGGCCGGCTATGAGATCGACGCCGTGGTGCGCTCGCAGGAAACACCGAAGAACCTGGTGCGGCTCGCCACGGCGGACGGCTTCGACGACAGTTTCCAGGTCCGGCCCGAGGTCTGGCTGGCCGACGGGAACGTCGAACGCGAGACGCTGCGGCGCGCGGACATGACGATCTATCGCCACGACGGTGGCGGGCAGGTCTTCTGCACCGGCTCGGTGGCATGGATCGGCGCCCTGCCCGGCCCCGGCGAAGGCAACGCCGTGGGAACGATCATGAAGAACCTCGCAGAAGGGTTCAGCCGATAA